A single region of the Amphiura filiformis chromosome 7, Afil_fr2py, whole genome shotgun sequence genome encodes:
- the LOC140157706 gene encoding uncharacterized protein, translated as MALTDSTASMMLLIASILVLLHPISASNYDDNHAKVLILGAGVSGLEAAKYFHDNGMDDFIVIEGADYIGGRVHNVPFGGIKVELGANWAQPGGTHIVEQVQELGLDTHQSDWDNMIMRNVTGHDVTDEADHSWERIEEAIEATIEIALDIIDNNKPDISQRAALRLGGWVPRTPIDYAVEWFDYNFEWTDPPSITSLQSTALLPFDEDILFVKDQRGYKYIFNDIIEFIQEDSYLNHIRLNKTVVSIDQSSKDIITVTCDDGTEFTGDYVLLTFGLGVMQAGSVEFLPPLPDWKIEELFQFSMGSYTKIFLKWSTKFWDDEEWIVHVNERRGYYPTFLNLEANGLFPNGTNILVAFVVGDESRRIERQPDWETKAEIEQVLRDLYGSEVVPGADEMLITGWNRNPLHRGAYSNWPVEVSQDCFKRMQARVDRLFFAGEHTDAVYNGYVLGAQRSGRRETVKILQCDMDAVCPDPVYPSSMASRTVPLYVTLMLMALITVAGVISWT; from the coding sequence ATGGCGCTGACTGACTCCACTGCATCTATGATGCTCCTGATCGCATCCATTTTGGTTCTTTTACATCCAATTTCAGCAAGTAACTATGATGACAACCACGCCAAAGTTTTGATATTAGGTGCAGGTGTATCAGGACTTGAAGCCGCTAAATATTTCCACGACAACGGAATGGATGATTTTATCGTCATCGAGGGTGCGGACTACATCGGTGGACGAGTACATAATGTTCCTTTTGGTGGAATTAAAGTAGAATTGGGTGCTAATTGGGCACAACCAGGAGGAACCCATATCGTGGAACAAGTACAGGAACTTGGACTGGATACTCATCAATCTGATTGGGACAACATGATCATGAGAAACGTTACTGGACATGATGTTACTGACGAGGCTGATCACAGCTGGGAAAGAATTGAAGAGGCCATAGAAGCAACGATAGAAATTGCTCTTGATATTATAGATAATAACAAACCAGATATATCTCAGAGAGCCGCATTGCGACTTGGTGGTTGGGTGCCACGAACACCGATAGATTACGCAGTCGAATGGTTTGATTATAATTTCGAATGGACTGATCCTCCGTCCATCACATCACTTCAGTCTACGGCACTGTTACCTTTCGATGAAGACATCTTGTTTGTGAAAGATCAACGCGGATACAAATACATATTCAATGACATTATTGAATTCATTCAAGAAGATTCATATCTGAACCACATTCGGCTCAATAAAACTGTAGTATCTATTGATCAGTCTTCCAAAGATATTATCACTGTAACTTGTGATGACGGGACTGAGTTTACTGGAGATTATGTGTTACTAACCTTTGGACTTGGTGTAATGCAAGCAGGATCGGTGGAATTTCTTCCACCTCTCCCAGATTGGAAAATTGAAGAATTATTTCAGTTTAGCATGGGTTCCTACACTAAGATTTTCCTTAAATGGTCAACTAAGTTTTGGGATGATGAAGAATGGATTGTACATGTTAATGAGAGACGCGGATATTATCCAACTTTCTTAAACCTTGAAGCCAATGGTCTCTTCCCGAATGGCACTAATATTTTGGTCGCGTTTGTTGTCGGTGACGAATCTCGACGTATTGAGCGCCAACCAGATTGGGAAACTAAAGCAGAAATAGAACAGGTTCTTCGCGACTTGTATGGCTCTGAAGTAGTTCCTGGAGCTGATGAAATGCTGATCACCGGATGGAATCGCAACCCTCTTCATCGCGGTGCCTACTCGAATTGGCCAGTGGAAGTTTCCCAAGACTGCTTCAAGAGGATGCAAGCAAGAGTTGACCGATTGTTTTTCGCTGGTGAACACACTGACGCGGTTTATAATGGGTATGTTCTTGGTGCTCAGCGAAGTGGAAGACGTGAAACAGTGAAGATACTTCAATGCGACATGGATGCAGTTTGTCCTGATCCAGTTTACCCCAGCAGCATGGCTTCCAGGACTGTTCCTCTATACGTGACACTGATGTTGATGGCGCTTATTACAGTCGCAGGTGTCATTTCTTGGACATAA